In the bacterium genome, one interval contains:
- a CDS encoding late competence development ComFB family protein, producing MALIDFHDMDELKNRNEELVWAAVEALLAADPKLCRCRDCILDTAALALNRLAPRYQVYSFHDNHPGDDASIEGQVREAVAAASAQVAKRPHHF from the coding sequence ATGGCGCTGATCGACTTCCACGACATGGACGAGCTGAAGAACCGCAACGAGGAGCTGGTCTGGGCGGCGGTCGAGGCGCTGCTGGCGGCGGACCCGAAGCTGTGCCGCTGCCGCGACTGCATCCTCGACACCGCAGCGCTCGCCCTCAACCGCCTCGCGCCGCGCTACCAGGTCTACTCCTTCCACGACAACCACCCCGGCGACGACGCGTCGATCGAGGGCCAGGTGCGGGAGGCGGTGGCGGCGGCGTCAGCGCAGGTCGCCAAGCGCCC